In Plantibacter sp. PA-3-X8, one DNA window encodes the following:
- a CDS encoding sugar phosphate isomerase/epimerase, which yields MTDTTDKQYASRLPVTLFTGQWADLPFEEVARLAASWGYDGLEIAASGDHLDLKRADEDDAYLQSRLDILDRHGLEVFAISNHLTGQAVCDDPIDFRHQAIVRDYTWGDGDAEGVRQRAAEDMKRSARVARKLGVDTVVGFTGSKIWQYSAMFPPVPASVIDAGYEDFATRWNPILDVFDAEGVRFAHEVHPSEIAYDYWTSVRTLEAIDHRPAFGFNWDPSHMMWQGVDPVGFIVEFANRIYHVDCKDTRIRPATGHAGIVGSHLPWGDPRRGWDFVSTGHGDVPWEDAFRALSSIGYAGPISIEWEDAGMDRLHGAEEAVGYIRNLLWKLPEQSFDAAFSTQ from the coding sequence ATGACCGACACCACCGACAAGCAGTACGCCAGCCGCCTCCCGGTGACCCTGTTCACCGGACAGTGGGCGGATCTCCCCTTCGAAGAGGTCGCCCGCCTCGCCGCCTCCTGGGGCTACGACGGCCTCGAGATCGCGGCCTCGGGCGACCACCTCGACCTGAAGCGCGCGGATGAGGACGACGCCTACCTGCAGTCCCGCCTCGACATCCTCGACCGGCACGGCCTCGAGGTCTTCGCGATCTCGAACCACCTCACCGGCCAGGCCGTGTGCGACGACCCGATCGACTTCCGCCACCAGGCGATCGTGCGCGACTACACCTGGGGCGACGGCGACGCGGAGGGGGTGCGCCAGCGGGCGGCCGAGGACATGAAGCGGTCCGCACGGGTCGCGCGCAAGCTCGGCGTCGACACGGTCGTCGGTTTCACGGGGTCGAAGATCTGGCAGTACTCCGCGATGTTCCCGCCGGTGCCGGCCTCCGTCATCGACGCTGGCTACGAGGACTTCGCCACCCGCTGGAACCCGATCCTCGACGTCTTCGACGCCGAAGGTGTCCGCTTCGCCCACGAGGTGCACCCGTCCGAGATCGCCTACGACTACTGGACGAGTGTCCGGACCCTCGAGGCGATCGACCACCGCCCGGCGTTCGGTTTCAACTGGGATCCGTCGCACATGATGTGGCAGGGCGTCGACCCGGTGGGGTTCATCGTCGAGTTCGCGAACCGGATCTACCACGTCGACTGCAAGGACACCCGGATCCGGCCGGCGACCGGTCACGCCGGCATCGTCGGCTCGCACCTGCCCTGGGGCGACCCGCGACGCGGCTGGGACTTCGTGTCGACCGGTCACGGCGACGTGCCGTGGGAGGACGCCTTCCGTGCCCTCTCGAGCATCGGCTACGCCGGGCCGATCTCGATCGAGTGGGAGGACGCCGGCATGGACCGCCTGCACGGAGCCGAGGAGGCCGTCGGATACATCCGGAACCTGCTCTGGAAGCTGCCCGAGCAGTCCTTCGACGCGGCGTTCAGCACCCAGTAG
- a CDS encoding MarR family winged helix-turn-helix transcriptional regulator — translation MSIDHDAQAGPAAADDAAAGTAHDLAIGAVEEQFALLINRIRNGIRDRAERISPGLQPAGYKLLSMVSRSGAIRAGALAEMLATDKSAVSRLIHQLEELGLVTRTPDPEDGRASLVVATAEGKRRMESTKASDQAMLYQQLSSWDEAEVRRLAELLAKLNDTL, via the coding sequence ATGTCCATCGATCACGACGCCCAGGCCGGGCCGGCCGCTGCCGACGACGCAGCGGCCGGTACCGCGCACGACCTCGCGATCGGTGCCGTGGAGGAGCAGTTCGCGCTGCTCATCAACCGCATCCGCAACGGCATCCGCGACCGGGCCGAGCGGATCTCCCCCGGACTCCAGCCGGCCGGCTACAAGCTGCTCAGCATGGTCTCGCGCTCTGGAGCGATCCGCGCCGGTGCCCTGGCCGAGATGCTCGCGACGGACAAGAGCGCGGTGAGCCGCCTCATCCACCAGCTGGAGGAGCTCGGCCTCGTCACGAGGACCCCGGACCCCGAGGATGGTCGAGCCAGCCTCGTCGTCGCGACGGCCGAGGGCAAACGCCGGATGGAGTCGACGAAGGCGAGCGACCAGGCGATGCTCTACCAGCAGCTCTCGTCCTGGGACGAGGCCGAGGTGCGGCGGCTCGCCGAACTCCTCGCGAAGCTCAACGACACCCTCTGA
- a CDS encoding NAD(P)-dependent oxidoreductase, which produces MRIAVTGGSGKLGRTVVGHLREHGHLVINLDQAGERGDGFVRIDLRDAGQVFDALTGVDEQAPDGFDAVVHLSAIPAPGLSTNTATFQNNILSTYNVFNAAIKAGITNIVTASSETVLGLPFDTPPPYIPVDEAYAARPESTYSLSKHLEEQLAIELTRWHPELKIIALRFSNVMDEADYAAFPSFDADATLRKWNLWGYIDGRDGAQAVRLALEHQATGFDRFIIAAADTVMSRDNVELVAEVFPDVPVNGDIAGNGTLLSIDHAREVLGYDPKHSWR; this is translated from the coding sequence ATGAGAATCGCAGTGACGGGAGGCTCGGGCAAGCTCGGGCGAACAGTGGTCGGCCATCTTCGGGAGCACGGTCACCTGGTGATCAACCTCGACCAGGCGGGAGAGCGCGGTGACGGTTTCGTCCGCATCGACCTGCGTGACGCTGGCCAGGTGTTCGACGCCCTCACCGGTGTCGACGAGCAGGCGCCCGACGGGTTCGACGCGGTCGTCCACCTGAGCGCCATCCCCGCGCCGGGGCTCTCGACGAACACCGCGACCTTCCAGAACAACATCCTCAGCACCTACAACGTGTTCAACGCCGCCATCAAGGCCGGCATCACGAACATCGTCACGGCGTCGAGCGAGACCGTCCTCGGGCTGCCGTTCGACACCCCGCCGCCCTACATCCCCGTCGACGAGGCCTACGCCGCCCGACCCGAGTCGACGTACTCGCTCTCGAAGCACCTCGAGGAACAGCTGGCGATCGAACTCACGCGGTGGCACCCCGAGCTCAAGATCATCGCCCTCCGCTTCTCCAACGTGATGGACGAGGCCGACTACGCGGCGTTCCCGTCGTTCGACGCCGACGCCACCCTCCGCAAGTGGAACCTCTGGGGCTACATCGACGGCCGTGACGGCGCGCAGGCCGTGCGGCTCGCGCTCGAGCACCAGGCCACCGGGTTCGACCGGTTCATCATCGCTGCGGCCGACACGGTCATGTCGCGCGACAACGTCGAGCTCGTCGCGGAGGTCTTCCCGGACGTGCCCGTCAACGGCGACATCGCCGGCAACGGGACGCTGCTCTCGATCGACCACGCCCGCGAGGTCCTCGGGTACGACCCGAAGCACAGCTGGCGCTGA